A single window of Corythoichthys intestinalis isolate RoL2023-P3 chromosome 21, ASM3026506v1, whole genome shotgun sequence DNA harbors:
- the LOC130909939 gene encoding E3 ubiquitin-protein ligase TRIM39-like — translation MAGKLEEDLRCPTCLDFLKDPVVLSCSHSFCRVCVQQWKKDKRNPSCPVCLTNFLAMTQPVNQAVRGVYENFSRASVKSEGICGLHKEELKLFCLDHRELVCIICRDAKIHAGHKFCPLDEASQEHRKKLREGLQDAMKRLGRLSSL, via the coding sequence ATGGCTGGAAAACTGGAGGAGGATCTCCGCTGTCCGACCTGTTTGGACTTCCTCAAAGATCCTGTCGTGCTGTCCTGCAGTCACAGCTTCTGTCGCGTCTGTGTTCAGCAGTGGAAGAAGGACAAACGAAATCCATCGTGTCCAGTCTGTTTGACAAACTTTTTGGCGATGACTCAACCTGTAAACCAGGCAGTGAGGGGCGTGTATGAGAACTTTTCACGAGCCTCAGTCAAGTCAGAGGGCATCTGCGGTTTGCACAAGGAGGAGCTCAAACTCTTCTGTTTGGACCACCGAGAGCTTGTGTGCATCATCTGCAGAGATGCCAAAATCCACGCCGGCCACAAGTTCTGCCCACTCGATGAAGCATCGCAAGAACACAGAAAGAAACTCCGGGAAGGCCTGCAGGATGCCATGAAGAGGCTTGGAAGACTGTCAAGCCTGTAG